The following proteins are encoded in a genomic region of Nonomuraea muscovyensis:
- a CDS encoding TetR/AcrR family transcriptional regulator produces the protein MSDSTAQAKIRNAAIAHFARDGFQKTNLRAIAATAGVSAGLVIHHFGSKDQLRSVCDDHVLRILVQRANDARSPTRRLTA, from the coding sequence TTGTCGGACTCGACGGCCCAGGCCAAGATCCGCAACGCGGCCATCGCGCACTTCGCCCGGGACGGCTTCCAGAAGACCAACCTGCGCGCCATCGCAGCGACCGCGGGAGTGAGCGCCGGCCTGGTCATCCACCACTTCGGCAGCAAGGACCAACTCCGAAGCGTCTGCGACGACCACGTCCTGCGCATCTTGGTTCAGCGGGCCAACGACGCCCGCTCTCCAACCCGGAGGCTGACGGCATGA
- a CDS encoding TetR/AcrR family transcriptional regulator yields the protein MTEAVTRRQQLTDAAISTLAQAGMRGLTHRAVDEIAGVPSGSCSYYFRTRQALLQAAVERLAELDGLEHAERLALTASTDIAQIADSAAGLIEQWIVAGRERMLARYELSLEAIRRPELRTVLVTVGKRHQDLAVKMLVAAGAPDPAAQAPVFVALLDGLIFGHIAGTGGLSLTPGELRQTLIDLLHALTQPTPS from the coding sequence GTGACCGAAGCCGTGACTCGACGGCAGCAACTGACCGACGCGGCGATCAGCACACTGGCGCAGGCCGGAATGCGCGGGCTGACGCACCGCGCGGTTGACGAGATCGCCGGCGTGCCGTCGGGCTCGTGCTCATACTACTTCCGCACGCGCCAAGCACTCCTGCAGGCAGCAGTCGAGCGACTGGCCGAACTCGATGGTCTCGAGCATGCCGAACGTCTTGCTCTCACCGCGTCCACGGACATCGCTCAGATCGCAGACAGCGCCGCTGGTCTGATCGAGCAATGGATCGTCGCCGGGCGCGAACGCATGTTGGCTCGCTACGAGCTTTCCCTTGAGGCCATCCGGCGGCCTGAGCTGCGGACCGTCCTGGTCACTGTGGGGAAACGCCATCAGGATCTGGCCGTGAAGATGCTGGTCGCCGCGGGTGCGCCCGATCCCGCCGCGCAGGCGCCGGTATTCGTCGCCCTTCTCGACGGACTGATCTTCGGCCATATCGCCGGCACGGGCGGCCTGTCCCTCACACCCGGCGAACTCCGCCAGACGCTCATCGACCTCCTGCACGCCCTGACGCAGCCCACGCCGTCCTGA
- a CDS encoding FAD-dependent monooxygenase: protein MERGTGVSRRTAIVVGGGIGGMAAAVALIRIGWQVEVLERATAFGEVGAGLSLWPNGLRALDALGVGEQVRAHALVETKTGIRDVSGRWLSQTDTHELGRRYGPLVMIHRAHLLDILREAVPAASLRKETEVTQVVQAGSGTSQVEVEHTHGVSRADLLVGADGIHSTVRRSLWPQAAEPRYAGYTAWRLIADTDRPLSAGGETWGRGERVGIAPLPDGRVYFFGVANTLPGQRSPGRELDEMRRRFSSWHAPIPDLLAAASEDTVMRHDIYALPPLSTYVAGRTALLGDAAHAMTPNMGQGAIQALEDAVTLAALLASQPRVESALAAYDQQRRPRTQLIAGRSHRIGSVAQWSSAPASTLRNWLLRLTPSSSMLNALGPVLTWQPPAPAHEAS from the coding sequence ATGGAACGCGGCACCGGCGTGAGCCGGCGCACCGCGATCGTGGTGGGGGGCGGTATCGGCGGCATGGCCGCCGCCGTCGCGCTGATCCGGATTGGCTGGCAGGTCGAGGTACTGGAACGCGCCACCGCGTTCGGTGAAGTGGGTGCGGGGCTGTCGCTGTGGCCCAACGGCCTGCGCGCGCTGGACGCGCTGGGCGTGGGCGAGCAAGTCCGCGCCCATGCCCTGGTCGAAACCAAGACCGGCATCCGGGACGTGTCCGGCCGCTGGCTGTCACAGACCGACACCCACGAGCTGGGACGCCGCTACGGTCCGCTCGTGATGATCCATCGTGCCCACCTGCTCGACATCCTTCGCGAAGCCGTTCCCGCCGCTTCGCTGCGCAAGGAGACCGAGGTCACCCAGGTTGTTCAGGCCGGTAGTGGCACATCTCAGGTCGAGGTCGAGCACACCCACGGGGTGTCGCGCGCTGATCTGCTGGTGGGCGCCGACGGGATCCACAGCACGGTGCGGCGCTCACTGTGGCCGCAGGCCGCCGAGCCCCGCTACGCCGGGTACACGGCCTGGCGACTGATCGCCGACACGGACCGTCCGCTGTCGGCCGGCGGCGAGACCTGGGGGCGCGGGGAGCGCGTGGGAATCGCTCCTCTTCCGGATGGCCGAGTCTACTTCTTCGGCGTCGCCAACACCCTCCCGGGGCAGCGCAGCCCCGGCCGGGAGCTTGATGAGATGCGGCGGCGTTTCAGCAGCTGGCATGCCCCGATCCCCGACCTCCTGGCGGCCGCCAGCGAGGACACGGTCATGCGCCACGACATCTACGCACTGCCGCCGCTCAGCACTTACGTCGCCGGCAGAACCGCGCTGCTCGGCGATGCCGCGCACGCGATGACGCCCAACATGGGGCAGGGCGCCATCCAGGCCCTCGAGGACGCCGTCACCCTGGCCGCGCTGCTGGCTTCCCAACCCCGCGTGGAGTCCGCGCTGGCCGCCTACGACCAGCAGCGACGCCCCCGTACCCAGCTGATCGCCGGACGCTCCCACCGGATCGGGTCCGTCGCGCAATGGAGTTCGGCCCCCGCCAGCACCCTGCGCAACTGGCTGCTCCGCCTCACTCCCTCCTCATCCATGCTCAACGCACTCGGCCCGGTGCTGACCTGGCAGCCGCCTGCCCCGGCGCATGAAGCGTCATGA
- a CDS encoding TetR/AcrR family transcriptional regulator — protein sequence MASPSAPRRRGRPPGSEGRDTREALLNAALALFARQGFAATTVRQIAAEVGVRDTAIYAHFPSKQAIYDALFAEGGPPSWQQLGLDPREVAERSPAEVVPELVHRALQQWSTPRARLFGSFLLREGAGPNGMGRVYDGIEATLGHVAGLFAHWQERGLIRTDVTPRQLVWELFGPLQVPRFLFLHADATDAELATCRRWADDHVAFYLTCTTPERPRT from the coding sequence ATGGCATCACCATCAGCTCCTCGACGGCGCGGGCGGCCACCCGGCAGTGAAGGCCGCGACACCAGGGAGGCCCTGCTCAACGCCGCGCTCGCGCTCTTCGCCCGGCAAGGGTTCGCGGCCACCACCGTGCGGCAGATCGCCGCCGAAGTCGGCGTCCGCGACACGGCCATCTACGCCCACTTCCCCAGCAAGCAGGCGATCTACGACGCCCTGTTCGCCGAAGGGGGCCCGCCGTCCTGGCAGCAACTCGGCCTCGACCCCCGTGAGGTCGCCGAGCGGAGCCCGGCCGAGGTCGTGCCCGAGCTGGTCCACCGGGCACTGCAGCAGTGGTCCACCCCCCGGGCGAGGCTGTTCGGCAGCTTCCTCCTGCGTGAGGGAGCCGGCCCCAACGGGATGGGCCGCGTCTACGACGGCATCGAGGCCACGCTCGGGCACGTCGCCGGCCTGTTCGCCCACTGGCAGGAGCGTGGCCTCATCCGCACCGACGTCACCCCGCGCCAGCTCGTGTGGGAGCTGTTCGGCCCGCTGCAGGTGCCCCGCTTCCTGTTCCTGCACGCCGACGCCACCGACGCCGAACTCGCCACCTGCCGCCGCTGGGCGGACGACCACGTGGCGTTCTACCTCACCTGCACCACCCCGGAAAGGCCCCGGACATGA
- a CDS encoding pentapeptide repeat-containing protein, translating to MGIAGATVAATDESIPDWGRWTLAGTALAGAAVLGIAVLVGPAARRLAGERHPLTQAELGQMTAAERVEAVNAARHTLIQAATGLVVIGGVVFTAQGLWYTAQSLDASRQAQRTSEQGQIADRYTKAVEQLGATKMNVRLGGIYALERLAQDSPRDHQTVYDVLAAFVREHDRKPIDEKTQSSFDPAADAQAALTVIGRRNGTRDVSALDLSRSLLHGAELDRANLRGVNLFNADLGSADLNGADLTNANVNGTNLEGAFLVGANLTRAMLHGNLKGTHLDEANLTKADLTSVYMPEAYLTGANLTGANLMDANLTDTDLTGANLTDANLTGTNLYGANLRSVRGITESEIRKVAHVDTTTKF from the coding sequence GTGGGAATCGCCGGGGCCACTGTCGCGGCGACCGACGAGAGCATCCCCGACTGGGGACGCTGGACGCTGGCCGGTACCGCCTTGGCCGGTGCCGCCGTCCTCGGCATCGCCGTACTCGTCGGCCCGGCCGCGCGCCGCCTGGCAGGCGAACGCCACCCGCTCACCCAGGCCGAGCTCGGGCAGATGACCGCCGCTGAACGCGTGGAGGCCGTCAACGCCGCCCGCCACACCCTGATCCAGGCCGCGACGGGGCTGGTCGTCATCGGCGGTGTCGTCTTCACGGCGCAGGGCTTGTGGTACACGGCGCAGTCCCTCGACGCCTCCCGGCAGGCCCAGCGGACCTCTGAGCAGGGGCAGATCGCCGACCGGTACACCAAGGCCGTGGAACAACTCGGCGCCACGAAAATGAACGTCCGTCTGGGCGGCATATACGCCTTGGAACGGCTCGCGCAAGATTCCCCGCGCGATCATCAAACCGTTTACGACGTGCTGGCCGCGTTCGTTCGCGAGCACGATCGGAAACCCATTGACGAAAAAACGCAATCGTCCTTTGATCCCGCCGCTGACGCGCAAGCCGCATTGACCGTCATCGGCCGTCGAAACGGCACCCGAGATGTGAGTGCACTCGACCTGTCCCGTAGCCTCCTTCATGGCGCGGAACTGGACCGCGCGAACCTTCGCGGCGTAAACCTGTTCAACGCGGACCTGGGCAGCGCGGACCTGAACGGCGCGGACCTGACCAACGCGAACGTGAACGGCACGAACCTGGAGGGTGCGTTCCTGGTCGGCGCGAACTTGACCCGCGCAATGCTGCACGGGAACCTGAAGGGCACACACCTGGACGAAGCGAACCTGACCAAAGCGGACCTGACGTCGGTCTACATGCCCGAAGCATACCTGACCGGCGCAAACCTGACCGGCGCGAACCTGATGGACGCTAACCTGACCGACACGGACCTGACCGGCGCGAATCTGACCGACGCGAACCTGACCGGCACGAACCTGTACGGCGCGAATCTGAGGTCCGTACGGGGAATCACAGAAAGCGAAATCAGGAAAGTGGCCCACGTTGATACGACCACGAAATTCTGA
- a CDS encoding alpha/beta fold hydrolase, which produces MQFMSRLAAVLLTVGAMAAASTTPASADLAYCDQQCQWQWDQQQQNALPRTDFYDAPDPLQPAPAGTLIRQQDTSEFRVAGAPVTATRILYHSRTSAGRDVAASGVVLVPAGTAPASGWPVVVNAHGTSGSGVNCAPSLMRDLYHGDQMMQFVERGWAVVAPDYAGLGTTGQDEFLNKTAESNDLINAARAARQALPGLSDQWVLWGHSQGGGAALGVAERQADTPEPGYLGAVVTSPAADLPAAVASVVATPGMGGFVPLITEGAEVTDPQIDLGRVLSPKALSRLSFTRTGCLGVVMSVYSGLSGTDLVRPNYLSEPHFAKYLDENTTGRRPVGGPVLLLQGDADHAIPRSITDHVAATLCQLGSQVDYRTYPGLGHDTYPGVTGIDDGAMPDILAWTADRLAGRPATSTCS; this is translated from the coding sequence ATGCAATTCATGAGCCGCCTCGCGGCGGTGCTGCTTACCGTGGGAGCGATGGCCGCGGCGTCGACCACACCCGCGTCGGCCGACCTGGCCTACTGCGACCAGCAGTGCCAGTGGCAGTGGGATCAGCAACAGCAGAATGCCCTGCCGCGCACCGACTTCTACGATGCGCCCGACCCCCTGCAACCGGCGCCGGCCGGCACGCTGATCCGTCAACAGGACACCAGCGAATTCCGGGTGGCCGGCGCGCCCGTTACGGCGACCAGGATCCTCTACCACTCGCGCACCTCCGCTGGGCGGGACGTCGCGGCTTCGGGAGTCGTGTTGGTGCCCGCCGGCACGGCGCCGGCCAGTGGCTGGCCGGTGGTGGTCAACGCCCACGGCACCAGCGGCAGCGGCGTCAACTGCGCCCCGTCGCTGATGCGCGACCTGTATCACGGCGACCAGATGATGCAGTTCGTGGAACGTGGCTGGGCAGTCGTCGCGCCCGACTACGCAGGATTGGGCACCACCGGCCAGGACGAGTTCCTCAACAAGACCGCCGAGTCCAACGATCTGATCAACGCGGCACGCGCGGCGCGTCAGGCACTCCCGGGCCTGTCCGACCAGTGGGTGCTGTGGGGCCACTCCCAGGGCGGCGGGGCCGCGCTGGGAGTGGCCGAACGCCAGGCCGACACGCCTGAGCCCGGCTACCTGGGAGCGGTAGTCACTTCACCAGCCGCCGACCTGCCAGCCGCTGTCGCCTCCGTTGTGGCAACACCGGGAATGGGTGGCTTCGTGCCGCTCATCACCGAGGGTGCCGAAGTCACCGACCCGCAGATCGATCTGGGCCGGGTGCTCTCCCCGAAGGCACTGAGCCGGCTGAGTTTCACCCGCACCGGGTGCCTGGGGGTGGTCATGTCGGTCTACAGTGGCCTGTCCGGCACCGATCTGGTCCGCCCGAACTACCTCTCCGAGCCGCACTTCGCCAAGTACCTGGACGAGAACACCACCGGCCGGCGCCCGGTGGGCGGCCCGGTGCTGCTGCTGCAGGGCGACGCCGATCACGCGATTCCCAGATCGATCACCGACCACGTCGCCGCCACGCTGTGCCAACTCGGCAGTCAGGTGGACTATCGGACCTATCCCGGGCTCGGCCACGACACCTACCCAGGCGTGACCGGCATCGATGACGGCGCGATGCCCGACATCCTCGCCTGGACCGCCGACCGCTTAGCCGGAAGGCCGGCCACCAGCACCTGCTCCTAG
- a CDS encoding CPBP family intramembrane glutamic endopeptidase: protein MTDTASQATTPPAEAEHRPLVPFFVLVSVSAIPFWVAAAMVDITDRTPIGLPLSALMFACPVIAAGILTYRHGGRPELVRLLKRAVDYSSERRGSYVFAMVATPTIALMSYGVAWLMGLVHFSGWPTPLAAVPVLLLAFLLAAAFEELGWTGYATDPLRRRFGALGAGLILGAFWGAWHLLPLIQAHHGPLWIVSWFVGTIALRTIVVWLYYKSGKSVLTATLMHAMANVCAAAIPDYTMTHSLLISGVLTAIVASAVTLRAQPRRRG from the coding sequence GTGACCGACACCGCCAGCCAGGCGACAACTCCCCCGGCCGAGGCGGAGCACAGACCGCTTGTGCCGTTCTTCGTGCTGGTTTCGGTGTCGGCCATTCCGTTCTGGGTGGCCGCCGCGATGGTGGACATCACCGACCGCACACCGATCGGGCTCCCGCTCAGCGCGCTGATGTTCGCCTGCCCGGTCATCGCCGCCGGAATCCTGACCTACCGCCACGGGGGACGCCCCGAACTCGTCCGGCTACTGAAGCGGGCGGTCGACTATTCAAGCGAGCGCAGAGGCTCGTACGTGTTCGCCATGGTCGCGACGCCCACGATCGCACTGATGTCGTACGGGGTCGCCTGGCTGATGGGCCTTGTCCACTTCTCGGGATGGCCCACGCCGCTCGCGGCGGTCCCGGTTCTCCTTCTGGCGTTCCTGCTGGCTGCTGCGTTCGAGGAACTGGGCTGGACCGGATACGCCACCGACCCGCTGCGGCGCCGGTTCGGAGCGCTGGGCGCAGGCCTCATCCTGGGGGCATTCTGGGGTGCATGGCATCTCCTGCCGCTGATCCAGGCCCACCACGGGCCGCTCTGGATCGTGAGCTGGTTCGTCGGCACCATCGCCTTGCGGACGATCGTGGTGTGGCTGTATTACAAGAGCGGCAAGAGCGTGCTGACGGCTACGTTGATGCACGCCATGGCCAACGTCTGCGCCGCAGCGATACCGGATTACACCATGACCCACAGCCTGCTGATCAGCGGTGTGCTCACCGCGATCGTGGCCTCTGCCGTCACTCTTCGTGCCCAACCGCGCCGCCGCGGATGA
- a CDS encoding MmyB family transcriptional regulator, which produces MSLVRIRAPGLSLQPAAPLPPHRDRLTRKKEQEGVTPKTPHTRRAWFQGRWAARAREVLNPPQSSSSASGSRSSTRACALYPDWPVVAAEAVARLWMDAVHSPDDRRLAALVGELSEIWSWTGRRCGPATPPTGSWLPTAPAGTPARDALRILTSWSAETSTRQQGPSGGVASKT; this is translated from the coding sequence ATGAGCCTGGTACGGATCCGAGCACCGGGCTTATCTCTACAGCCAGCGGCGCCCCTTCCTCCACATCGAGACAGGCTGACCAGGAAGAAGGAGCAGGAAGGGGTGACGCCCAAAACGCCCCACACTCGCCGGGCCTGGTTTCAAGGACGGTGGGCCGCGCGAGCCCGGGAGGTTCTCAACCCCCCTCAATCCTCGTCGTCGGCCTCAGGATCACGCTCCTCGACCCGCGCGTGCGCGCTCTACCCCGACTGGCCGGTCGTGGCCGCGGAGGCGGTGGCCCGGCTGTGGATGGACGCCGTGCACTCGCCCGACGATCGGCGCCTGGCCGCGCTCGTCGGCGAGCTGTCCGAGATCTGGAGCTGGACTGGCAGGCGATGCGGCCCGGCGACGCCCCCGACCGGCTCCTGGTTGCCCACCGCCCCGGCCGGCACCCCGGCCCGTGACGCGCTGCGCATCCTCACCTCCTGGTCCGCCGAGACGTCAACCCGGCAGCAGGGCCCTTCGGGAGGGGTCGCTTCAAAAACTTAA
- a CDS encoding glycerophosphodiester phosphodiesterase has product MRKIAATTLAVLVPLAGAGTASSAATAEPASDRSKVVVVGHRGAAGHRPEHTQGSYELAVALGADWIEPDLVPTKDHVLVVRHENEISGTTDVSLRPEFAARKTTKVVDGRNVTGWFTEDFTLAELKTLRAVERLPAIRQRNTVYNGSYQVLTFQEVLGLAKRLSRQYGRQVGVFPETKHPTYFRSIGLPLEEPLIKTVKRNGLDRPNSPVVVQSFEPSSLKRVATELRVPLWQALGTTGQPYDLKAAGDPTTYADMMKPEGLAKIAEYAQWIGPDKSSAIPINPDGSWGTPTTLVSDAHKAGLKIGVYTFRSENQYLPLQLRRGQAPIDHGDALSEYRAHLDLGVDAFVTDYPDAAALARAEGAKPNKHVQPQHFDNGLPEEGQE; this is encoded by the coding sequence GTGCGAAAGATCGCAGCAACCACCCTGGCCGTCCTCGTTCCCCTCGCAGGAGCGGGCACGGCCTCGTCCGCGGCCACTGCCGAGCCCGCATCCGACCGGTCCAAGGTCGTCGTCGTCGGCCATCGCGGCGCGGCGGGTCACCGCCCCGAGCACACGCAGGGCAGCTACGAGCTGGCCGTGGCCTTGGGTGCCGACTGGATCGAGCCCGATCTGGTGCCCACCAAGGACCACGTACTGGTCGTCAGACACGAGAACGAGATCTCCGGCACCACTGACGTGTCGCTGCGCCCCGAGTTCGCCGCGCGCAAGACCACCAAGGTCGTCGACGGGCGCAACGTGACCGGGTGGTTCACCGAGGACTTCACGCTGGCCGAGCTGAAGACGCTGCGAGCGGTCGAGCGGTTGCCCGCGATCCGCCAGCGCAACACCGTCTACAACGGCTCCTACCAGGTCCTCACGTTCCAGGAGGTGCTCGGCCTGGCCAAGCGGCTCTCGCGCCAGTACGGCAGGCAGGTCGGCGTCTTCCCCGAGACCAAGCATCCGACGTACTTCAGGTCGATCGGGCTGCCGCTGGAGGAGCCGCTGATCAAGACCGTCAAGCGCAACGGGCTCGACCGGCCCAACAGCCCGGTGGTGGTGCAGTCGTTCGAGCCGTCCAGCCTGAAGCGGGTGGCCACGGAACTGCGCGTGCCGCTGTGGCAGGCGCTGGGCACCACCGGTCAGCCGTACGACCTGAAGGCCGCAGGCGACCCGACGACCTACGCGGACATGATGAAGCCCGAGGGGCTGGCGAAGATCGCCGAGTACGCCCAGTGGATCGGGCCGGACAAGTCGTCGGCGATCCCGATCAACCCGGACGGCAGCTGGGGGACCCCGACGACGCTGGTGTCCGACGCGCACAAAGCGGGGCTGAAGATCGGCGTGTACACCTTCCGCAGCGAGAACCAGTATCTGCCCCTGCAACTGCGCCGTGGCCAGGCTCCGATCGACCACGGTGACGCGCTGTCGGAGTATCGGGCGCACCTGGATCTCGGTGTGGACGCCTTCGTCACCGACTATCCCGACGCCGCCGCCCTGGCCAGGGCCGAGGGGGCCAAGCCGAACAAGCACGTGCAGCCGCAGCACTTCGACAACGGCCTGCCGGAAGAGGGCCAGGAGTAG
- a CDS encoding NAD(P)-dependent oxidoreductase, with protein MSTLSASQSPVTVVGLGLMGQALAAAFLANGHPTTVWNRSAAKADALVADGATLADSIRSAVEASPLVVVCVSDYDAVHELLDPVGASLAGRTLVNLTTASSTQARETAEWATKIDSAYLDGAILALPQAIGTADATLLYSGPKAAFEEHQAALQALGETGTVYLDEDHGLSALYDMSILSIMWGVLNGFMQGAALLGTANVKATTFATLANTAINVTTDYVSAFAQQIDEGRYPATDATVAIHMGGMEHLVQETVALGVNTELPNLFLDLARRAAADGHANDSYAAMIEQFRKPSI; from the coding sequence ATGTCCACCCTCTCCGCCTCGCAATCGCCGGTCACCGTGGTCGGCCTGGGACTGATGGGCCAGGCGTTGGCCGCCGCCTTCCTGGCGAACGGTCACCCGACCACCGTCTGGAACCGCTCGGCGGCCAAGGCCGACGCTCTCGTCGCCGACGGCGCCACCTTGGCCGACTCGATCAGGAGCGCGGTCGAGGCAAGCCCACTCGTCGTCGTCTGCGTCTCGGACTACGACGCCGTGCACGAGTTGCTGGACCCGGTCGGCGCCTCACTGGCCGGCCGTACCCTCGTCAACCTGACCACGGCCAGTTCCACCCAGGCACGCGAAACCGCCGAGTGGGCGACCAAGATCGACAGCGCATACCTCGACGGGGCGATCCTCGCCCTTCCCCAGGCCATCGGCACCGCCGATGCCACGCTGTTGTACTCCGGCCCCAAGGCCGCCTTCGAGGAGCACCAGGCCGCCCTTCAGGCACTCGGCGAGACCGGAACCGTATACCTCGATGAGGACCACGGCCTGTCTGCCCTGTACGACATGTCCATCCTGAGCATCATGTGGGGTGTCCTGAACGGCTTCATGCAGGGTGCCGCACTGCTGGGCACCGCGAACGTCAAGGCGACGACTTTCGCGACCCTGGCCAACACCGCGATCAACGTGACGACCGACTACGTCTCCGCATTTGCACAGCAGATCGACGAGGGCAGGTATCCGGCCACCGACGCCACTGTCGCCATCCACATGGGCGGGATGGAGCACCTGGTCCAGGAGACCGTGGCGCTCGGCGTCAACACCGAGTTGCCGAATCTCTTCCTGGATCTGGCCAGACGTGCGGCAGCCGACGGCCACGCCAACGACAGTTACGCAGCGATGATCGAACAGTTCCGCAAGCCCTCCATCTGA
- a CDS encoding nuclear transport factor 2 family protein has protein sequence MSATDVILAYLDIWNERDAAARLTLMKSVLTEDSLYADPDHAALRGHAELSESIGRARENLGDLRFTLDTVVGAHHDRALFSWKLGTVATGYDVVEFAGDRIRSIVGFFT, from the coding sequence GTGAGCGCCACCGATGTGATCCTCGCCTACCTCGACATCTGGAACGAGCGAGACGCCGCCGCCCGGCTGACACTGATGAAGTCCGTCCTCACCGAGGACTCGCTCTACGCCGACCCCGACCACGCGGCCCTGCGTGGGCACGCCGAACTGTCGGAGTCCATCGGCCGCGCCCGGGAGAATCTCGGCGACCTGAGGTTCACCCTCGACACCGTGGTCGGCGCCCACCACGACCGCGCGCTGTTCAGCTGGAAACTCGGCACGGTCGCCACCGGCTACGACGTCGTCGAGTTCGCCGGGGACCGCATCCGCAGCATCGTCGGGTTCTTCACCTGA
- a CDS encoding phospholipase D-like domain-containing protein, whose amino-acid sequence MSGGTAACIGDKGQHNKFYLFSRTGGASDVVVQSSANLTDLNSSTYWNNALVLPGNRRLYATYDAYFADLAAERKNLDYYRVVQTGAAGGAVRASFFPKADGDPIVEELDRVSCKGGATVRVGMSEWDTYRVAIAEKLRDLAGRGCTVRIVYGIMADDVRRLLQAEPRITLHVLGGGGALPGRLHSKCLLIEGPSNGHWVLTGSHNYNQTSLRRNDETLLKLNNKAIYQQYVKNFEHMREVAPPAS is encoded by the coding sequence ATGTCCGGCGGCACCGCCGCGTGCATCGGCGACAAGGGTCAGCACAACAAGTTCTACCTGTTCTCCCGCACGGGCGGCGCGTCCGACGTGGTCGTGCAGTCCTCGGCCAACCTGACCGACCTCAACTCCTCGACCTACTGGAACAACGCCCTCGTCCTGCCGGGCAACAGGCGCCTGTACGCGACGTACGACGCCTACTTCGCCGACCTGGCGGCCGAGCGGAAGAACCTCGACTACTACCGCGTCGTCCAGACCGGCGCCGCCGGCGGTGCCGTCCGGGCCTCCTTCTTCCCCAAGGCCGACGGGGACCCGATCGTCGAGGAGCTGGACAGGGTGTCCTGCAAGGGAGGCGCCACGGTCCGCGTCGGCATGTCCGAATGGGACACCTACCGCGTGGCGATCGCGGAGAAGCTGCGCGACCTGGCCGGGCGCGGCTGTACGGTGCGGATCGTCTACGGGATCATGGCCGACGACGTCAGGCGCCTGCTGCAGGCGGAACCGCGCATCACCCTGCACGTCCTGGGCGGCGGCGGCGCCCTGCCCGGTCGCCTGCACTCCAAGTGCCTGCTGATCGAGGGCCCTTCCAACGGCCACTGGGTGCTGACCGGCAGCCACAACTACAACCAGACGTCGCTGCGCCGCAACGACGAGACGTTGCTGAAGCTCAACAACAAGGCGATCTACCAGCAGTACGTGAAGAACTTCGAGCACATGCGGGAGGTGGCCCCGCCGGCCTCCTGA
- a CDS encoding TetR/AcrR family transcriptional regulator, producing the protein MSDQTTSRRGRLRAQTSAEIKAIAMKLMADGGPDAISLRAIAREMGMTAGAIYSYFATRDDLITTLIGDVYTSAVDAAEAARDAVPETDPGGRILAWAQAMREWALANPEGFRLIYGDPVPGYRPPGDGPGRQAEARACSGLIGLVAAAWPAVQARRTEDRAYAWADFDPDFVAHVREDFPDLPPAGIAMTLRVWGRMHGLIALEIYGHLSILIHDPAAVYHDEMRDLIASLGLTS; encoded by the coding sequence GTGAGCGACCAGACGACGAGCCGCCGGGGCCGGCTCCGAGCCCAGACCAGCGCCGAGATCAAGGCGATCGCCATGAAGCTCATGGCCGACGGCGGCCCGGACGCCATCTCGCTGCGCGCGATCGCCCGCGAGATGGGCATGACGGCCGGCGCGATCTACAGTTACTTCGCCACCCGCGATGACCTGATCACGACGCTCATCGGCGACGTCTACACCTCAGCGGTCGACGCCGCCGAGGCCGCCCGCGACGCGGTCCCGGAAACCGATCCAGGCGGCCGGATCCTGGCCTGGGCCCAAGCCATGCGAGAGTGGGCGTTGGCCAACCCCGAAGGCTTCCGGCTGATCTACGGCGACCCCGTGCCCGGCTACCGTCCGCCCGGCGACGGGCCCGGCAGACAGGCCGAGGCGCGCGCCTGCAGCGGACTGATCGGCCTCGTCGCCGCAGCCTGGCCGGCAGTCCAGGCGCGCCGAACCGAGGACCGTGCCTACGCCTGGGCCGACTTCGACCCGGACTTTGTCGCTCATGTCCGGGAGGACTTTCCGGACCTGCCCCCGGCAGGCATCGCGATGACGCTGAGAGTGTGGGGCCGCATGCACGGGCTCATCGCCCTGGAGATCTACGGCCACCTGAGCATCCTGATCCACGACCCGGCCGCTGTCTATCACGACGAGATGCGCGACCTCATCGCCTCTCTCGGCCTCACATCGTGA